The genome window TATTGGTGCTACTATAACCCCTGCCGCGCTGCTGTCTGTGGGTTTACAATTGAAAATTAAGGGTGCAGGCTTGTCCAAAAAGACTGCTGCCATAGGTTTGTTTTATAAATTGATTCTGGCACCACTGAGTATTTATCTTTTGTATGTGCTGCTTTTTAATCAGGGCGGAATATCTACACAGGTGAGTATTCTGCTTGCAGCAATGGCTCCTATGATCTCGGGCGGTATTTTAGCCATACATTTTAATTTAAAGCCGCAATTGGCCAATTTCATTGTTGGCGTGGGCATTCCCATTGCCTTTGTTACCGTATCTTTTTGGTATTTAATCATTTCAGGCCTATGAATTTCAGTTATTGGGAAAAGACAGAATTTCTAAATTATGATCATATCATTATTGGTAGTGGTATTACTGGATTGAGCACTGCCATTCGACTCAGGGAATTAGAGCCAAAAAGCAAAGTTTTAATTTTAGAACGGGGTATTTTGCCCAGCGGAGCCAGTACCAAAAATGCAGGTTTTGCCTGCTTTGGCAGCCTAACGGAAATTATTGATGATCTGGAAAACATGTCTGAGTCCGAGTGTTTGGGTTTGATAGAAAGGCGTTGGAAAGGTTTGAGCAAATTGCGCAAAAACCTGGGCGATGATAGTATCGGTTACCAGGCTTGTAAAGGCTATGAACTGATTGAAACAGAACAGGAAAAATACCTTGATCAATTGGGCGGCATAAATAAAATGTTGCAGCCCATTTTCAAAAAAAATGTGCTTGAGCTATGCAATCATAAAATCAAAGATTTTGGTTTTTCCCAAAAGCATATAAAGCATTTACTGGTCAATGAATTTGAGGGCTCGGTAAATACCGGAATGCTGATGCAAAGCCTTTTGCAAAAAGCCGCTGAAATTGGTATTCGCATCATATCAGGAGCAGAAGTAGCGCATTGGCAGCGTGAAGGAAATGGCGTAGAAGTTCATTGTGAAAATGGTACTGTTTTTAGGGCACAGCAACTAGGGATTTGTACCAATGCCTTTGCCAAAAAGCTTTTGCCTGAATTGGACATCCGTCCTGGGCGGGGTTTGGTATTGGTAACAAAGCCATTGAAACAATTGCCTTTTGAAGGTATTTTCCACTACGATTTGGGCTATTATTATTTCAGGAATATTGATGACAGAGTTTTACTGGGTGGTGGCCGCAATAAGGATTTTGAAACCGAAAATACCGTTCAGTTTGGCTTAAACCCTTTGATCAAAAAAGATTTAGCTGATAAACTCCATCAAATTATCGCCCCTGGATCAAAGCCAGAGATTGATTATTATTGGTCGGGAATTATGGCTTTTGGAGCCAATAGAACCACTCTACAGGGCAGGGCCAATAAACATGTAGCCTACGCTCTGCGCCTGGGAGGAATGGGCATTGCTATTGGCACTTTAATGGGGGAGGAATTGGCAGAAAGGATGCTTTGTTGAAATTATTTAACCTGAAAATTTTAAATACAGTTTGAGATTTTAAGGATGAATCAATAATAATTTCTACTGCTCAAATAATTCTTTAAATAATCAGCCACACCTTCTTCTAAAGTAAAAGTAGCACTTGAATACCCAACTGCATTCAACTTTTGCATATCCGCTTCGGTAAAATACTGGTATTTGTCTCGAATATCTTCAGGGGTGTCTATAAATTCTATTTGCGGCTCTTTTTCCAAAACAGAAAATACAGCATGTGCCAAATCCAGGAAAGTACGAGCTGTTCCTGTGCCAATATTGTACAAGCCTGAAGGGGGACGTTCTTGCATAAAAAAGTAAATCATTTCCAGCACATCCATCACATAAATGAAATCGCGCAATTGCTCCCCATCTTTATATTCAGGATGGTGCGAACGGAAAAGACGCATTTTACCCTCCTTTTGGATTTGCTGGTAAAAATGAAAAATAACGGATGCCATACGCCCTTTGTGGTATTCGTTTGGGCCGTAAACATTGAAGAATTTCAATCCATACCAATTTGCCGGAGCTTTGTCCTGCTCCAATGCCCACAAATCAAATTCTTGCTTTGAGTTTCCGTAAGGATTGAGCGGTTGCAATGGGCGAATATCCATCTGATCGGAAAAACCCAACTTTCCATCGCCATAAGTAGCTGCTGAGGAAGCATAAATAAATGGAATATTTTGTTCAGCAGCTTGTTTCCAGAGAAATTTGGAATAATCTACATTTAAATTGTCAAAAGTTTTTTTGTCAAATAAAGTGGTATCAGTTCGTGCGCCTATGTGTATGATCAATTCAATGTCAGTGGGTAGTTCTTTTGCTAAATACGCTGAGCGATTGAGCAACTGTTTGTACTTTTTGCCTGCCCAGTTCTGCTTTTTTTCAGGATGTGAAAAATCATCGAGCAGATAAATATTGGCAAAGCCTTTCTGATTTAAATAGGAGAGTAGGCAACTGCCAATGAATCCGGCTGCTCCTGTCAATAAAATTCCGCTTTCTTTTTGTAGAGGGTTATTTTTTTTCATGGTTCTATTAACAAAATGATGCTTTCACTCATTATTGTTTAAATTTGACACTTCTAAATTCAAAAATTAAAATAAAATGCAAAACTACTTTATTTCAGACGATAAAAAAGACGATAAGAAAAAGCAAAGTTCAATAGCTGAACGTTTTGAAAACCAGTTTTTAAAAGAGCGCAAAGTGTTTCTCTGGGGACAGGTAGATGATAAATCTGCTGAAAAAGTGGTGAACCGCTTACTCTTTTTAGAAGCCCAGGATCCGGGTAAGGAAATTAAATTCTTCATCAACAGCCCCGGTGGTATTGTCACCAGTGGAATGGTGATGATGGATACAATAGAACTGATCACTTCTCCGGTTAGTACTATTTGTATGGGCATGTCTGCATCTATGGGTTCATTGCTTTTATCACAAGGCGAGAAAGGCAAAAGGTTTATTTGGCCAAGTGGCAGGGTAATGATCCATCAGCCGAGTATGGGCGGTGCGCAGGGCAGTGCTTCTGATTTGGAAATTACCGCTCGAGAGATTAAACGCATAAAAGAACAAAGTGCACAAATCCTGGCCGATAATTGCGGGAAAAGCTTTGAACAAATTATGAAGGATTTTGACCGTGATTTCTGGATGGATGCCAATGAAGCTGTTAAATATGGCATTGCAGATGCGGTGGCCAAAGAATTATAAACATTATTAAATGTTTTCCGTAATAATGAGCGGTGCTACTGTAGCACCGCTCTTTTTTTTCAAACATTCGATTATGAACAAGTATTATCTCATAGCTTTTTTGGTGTTGAATTTGATTTTTCTTTATGCTTGCAATAAAGAAGATGAAAGTCTGACAAAAACCTGTCCTGTTGATTACGAATACACAGAAGTGAATTTTAAGAAAGAAATGAGCATAGAACAGCGCTGGCGTTTTGTTGGTTTTGAAGACAAGTCAAGTAAAGAAATTCAAGATCCGCCATGCCGCACAACCCCGATAACTATTGCTTTTGCAGATACCATCCACGACAATTCAAACAGTGAATTCTACTTGCCTTATTTGATGAAAGGCACTATGCTGATCAACAAGTTTACAAGCTCTTATGAAGTCGCTGAAGAGGGGCGTGCCATAGAAGTTTCACGCGTGATTGCTTCACAGGTAAAGGGACAGAATTATGTCAGTGCGTTTGAGGAAAAATTTATTGATGGCATTCAAAGAATGAACAGTTTTGAGATAGAAGGAAACACCCTGCGCTTGAAAAATGAATCCAAAGCCTATGATTTGCTTTTTTATGCTTATTGACATCAACAAATAATTGAGTGTAAATATTAAGCCGTTTCTTCAAAAACGGCTTTTGTTTTTTACAAAAATCAAATATTTACAGAATAATCTATAGTTTTGAACAATGTCGAATAGAACAATCAGATATATATCAGGAGCTGTCTTAAGTACATTGTTATTAATGATTCCTGCATTTTTTAATGGCTTTCCCCTTGTGTACTCTGATACTGGTACCTACATCATTTCTGGAATGGAAATGGCAATTCCAAAAGACAGACCTGTTATTTATGGTTTGTTTATTAAATATTTCAGTTTGAATTTCAGTTTGTGGTTTGTTTTGTTTTTTCAATCGGCTATTGCTTCTTATGTGATTTGGGAATTCAGCAAGCTTTTTTTCAAAGGCTTTAAGTTTAGGTATTATATTTTACTTGTTTTCTTACTGAGTAGTTTTACGGGATTATCCTGGTATTCCAGTCAAATTATGCCGGATATTTTCACCCTAGTTTCAATAATGCTTATTGTTTTACTGCTTTTCGAAAACAAACATAGTCAGACAAAAAATGCGGTATTCTACTTGTTTTTATTGCTTAGTGTAAGTGTACATTTTTCCAATATTCTTATTGCAGCAATTGTACTCATCGGGTTATTTGTTATTTCTAAAAGTAGTGTTTTAAGCAAATCCTTAAATGACAGCTTACGATACAGATTGCCGATTTTGGGCTTGATCGGTTCAATTGTATTTGTTTCACTTGTGAATTTCAGTATTGGACGCACTTTTAAAATAAACCAGGGCAGTCATGTATACCTTATGGGGCGAATGCTTGACAGCGGTGTTTTGGTTTCCTTTTTACAGAAAGAATGCAATAATTATGATTATGCACTATGTCCTTATAAAGATAGAATACCAGAACACAGTCGAAAACTTTTGTGGGACCAGGACAGCCCACTGTATGATTTGGGTGGATGGGAAAATAGTCGGGCTGCGTTTAATGAAGTCTTGTTTGGTATTTTGACCAATCCCAAACATCTGAGTTTATTTGTTTTCAATTCATTTACGTCAACGATTGCTCAGTTATTTCAAAATGATATTGGATCCGGAATTAAAAGCGATTGGTACGCAACTCCTTCAAGTCCACCTTACGCTGCCATTTCCAAACATTTTAACAAAGACCTGAATCAGTATATCCAGTCAAGGCAGAATACAAATATTTGGGGGCAGGGACTTGATTTTGATTGCTTGAATATAATAAATCACCTGCTTTTGATATTCAGTGTGCTGGTTTTATTGGCAGCAACTTTTTTTGAGTCCTTAAAATCAAAAATGCCTGATTTAACCAGGTTTTTAATTATAGCACTGGTTTTAGGAGTTTTGTCAAATGCCCTGGTTACTGCAAGCTTTGCAAATGTTTATGATCGATTGCAGGCAAGAATCAGTTGGGTGCTGATTTATTTGGGTATAATATTATCCCTTTACTTTGTCAGGGTTTGGAGTAATGGGAATTTTAAGTTCAAAAGATAGTGAGTGTGCCTTAAAATTCAAATTCTACCATTTTTTGGCAGAAAATTTATGTATTATTCTGAAACACTTGTAAATATTGATGGTTTAGAGGGGAATATTTTATCCAACTTTAAATTTTAGGTCTGTTGAGGTAGCCAATGTAGCCACAAGGCATGCCTTGTGGCTACATTGGCTATTGCGGGGTTATGGTTGACAATTCTTTTGATTTTATCTCTTTGGTTCTGACTTGTCCAGGTTAGGGATTAGCGGGTTTTAAATTTAAGTGCTCACCTTTTCTTTCTTTAATGCTGTTTCATACTCCTCAACCAGCGTTTTTACCACTTCTTCCACAGGACGGATTGCATTTACAAATTCAATTGATGGACCTGCACACCAAAGGGTTTTATAGGTAGCAGAAAAAGCCGCATTTTCCAGTGCTTTCATACCGCGATAGAAAGTGAGCATTTTCATCCACTTTTTGAGTTTTTTGTTTTTGTTGAGCAGTTTCTCCAGCCAATTTTGTTCCGTCCCGATTTCCTGCACATAAGGCGTATTGATTACTGTGCAAGGCGTGCCTGAAAGTTTTGTTGTAAGCACAATATCATCCTTGCCGTAATCCACGCAAGCTTGTTTGTATTCCTCAGATACATCAGCTTCCACGGTGGCTATAAAAGGAGAACCAATTGAAGCCCCGCAGGCTCCGAGTTCGAGTTTTTCCAATAGTTGATCGCCTTTGCCAACCCCTCCGGCTGAAATTACCGGTATGGAACAGGCGTTTACCAACTCGGGAATCAGCTCTTCGGCAGGCTTCGGCCCTGCATGTCCGCCTGCACCACTGTTAACTGCAATCAATGCATCAGCCCCCAGTGCTTCCACTTTTTTGGCGAATTTCACATCAGTGACATCACAAAAGACTTTGATGCCTTTTTCCTTGCAGGCATTTATGGTTTTTTCAGGACTGCCCAGTGATGTAATAATGTAGTCTACACCCATTTCCACACAGGTATTGAGCTGTTCATCAAGGCGAATATTCGATTTGTTAACTATAAGATTGATGCCAATAGGAGCATCTGTTTCGGCCCTGATTTCATCCAGTGCTGTGCGAAATTCCTTGTCGGTTCTGTAATTAAGCGCTGGAATGGCACCTGTGATACCGGCCTTTCCGGCAGCAATGCACATTTTGGCATTCGATACCAAAAACATGGGCGCCATAATAATAGGGTAGCGAATATTCAACATTCGCGTCAGTTCCGTTTCTATTCTTTCCATTATGATTTTTTTGTAAAAATAGCAAAAGCAGTCATCATTCCTTTGGATTCAATTTGTTGTGGTATAAAAGAAAGCTGCTTCTCAATATAATTGTAAGTAAAACTGGAATTACAGCCGGGTGGAAGTTTTGAGGTAAAATCAAATCATCAGCAAGCGAAATCAGGCATAGGAAAATGGTTAGCATCAAATAAAGGCTGATAAATTTCCCTTGCTTTTTACGCAGTAAAACAAAAGCAAAGACCAGGTGTGTGGGTAAATTCCAGAGTAAATTGAAATTTTCGGTGGCTGTATGGTCGGTGAAAAAACTTATAAAAAACAGCACTGAGCCATTGAGTCCCAAAATTAAAAAGAACAGAAAATCAATGCCTTTGAACGCATTTCGGGTTTTAAAACCCCAGAGTGTCAGCAATGCAAGCAGTCCGAAAAAGAGCCAGAAAACAGTAATGGGTCCCGGGCTGATATTTTCCTTCATATAATCCACATCTGATTGATAATGTATGAGCGTCTTTTGAACCAGGGGTTTTTTCTTCCCATTTGCCATGATTGTAGCTGAAGCAAAAGCATCCATCAGGTATTCCGGCAAATAAAGGTATTCATGAAAAGTAGCTTTCTCGTCAATTTCAGCGCCCAAAGCGATGTCAATTCCGAAATTGCCCCAGGAATTGTGAATAATGTATTCATCTACCAGCTGACGAATGCTTTTTCCGGCTTTGAATTTTTCTCCTTTGTAACTGTACTCAATTGTATGTCCGCTGGCCAATTCAATAATATCGCGCGGAATAGTGGAGCAGTTGTGAAAAAAGTAGTTGTAGAGATAATAGCGATTTTCAGGCAGCCGGTTGCGTTCTAATGTATCGAAAAGCGCCTGTTTTTGTTCCTGATCGAAATTTAAAACCTGCTCATATACCGAACGTTTGTGGTATTCGTAGGAATAAACAAAACGATCAAAATCGTTGACTCCCAAGCGATACCAAAGATGTCCCATTGCAAAATTGGCGTAGAAATTTGCTTGGTTGAAGCTGAATATACCGTAGTTGTATGCATTGTTGATGCCATTCTCAGGATCATAAACCCTGATGGCTGTATGGCCAAATGCCTCATATAGATCGGGACCCTGCCCACAGGTGATAAGACTTACACGTGCTTTCCCAGATAGTTTTTGTGCGGCATTTGCATTTATTCCAGTAAAGATAAGCAGGCATGAAACAATCAGGGCCAACAATAAAGGTCTTAAATACATGAGGTGAAAATAAAAAGTATTTGCAAAGGTATTGCTGCTATTAATCCACATTTATACAATTCATTAGCCCTGCTTAGCGCAGCATTTCAAGCCAGTAGTGCAATCCCAAACTGACTCCAATTCCGAGCATTGCGCCCACAAAGACTTCTATGGGAGTATGGCCCAAAAATTCCTTGAGCCGTTCGGGCTGTAGTCCTTTGTGTTCAGTAAAAATCTCGATCATCATTTTGTTGAGCACTTTGGCTTGTTTACTGGCCGATCTGCGCAATCCGGCAGCATCTACCATTACCACCGAAGCGAAGCAAGCCGCAATTGCAAAAAAGGTAGAATCAAATCCTTCAACCAACCCTACACTAGAGGCCATAGCTGTCACGGTAGCGCTGTGGCTCGATGGCATTCCTCCTGTGGCAAAAAGCAATTTGAGATTGAATTTCCTTTTGCTGAAGGCTACCCTTATGGTCTTGAATATCTGGGCGAGTTGATTGGCCGCGAGCAATGCTACAATTACTTCAAAGCCATTGCCATCTATTTTTCTGAGAAATTCCTGCATACGGAATTAAAATAAAAATTAATTTCTGAAGCAAGATACTTTTGATGTTATTTTTTTGTGATTATTTGCTCGAAGCAATTGTCATAATTTTCTATAATCTCGTTCCAATCGTATTTTTTGACAAATTTTTGGGTGTTCTGGTTTCGCAGCACATTCACATCCATGATCATGCGCTGTAGTTTATTTACAAATTGTCCTTCTTCATAAAACAAACTTTTGTGCATGATTTCGGGAAAATGTTCGGGATAGGCCAATCGCTTTGGCAAAAGGGGAATGCAATTGCAATAGGCCGCCTCTATCACACTTCCGCCAAAAAAATCCTGATTGGAAGTGACCGGTAAAATATCCGCTTTCCACAGCAGGTTTTTATAGGTTTCAAAGTCTTTGGCATATCCCCAGTGGATGATCTCATTATTGAGTTGTTTTTTTGCACGATCAAAAATTTCAGGGTATTTTCCCCTTGCCTCACCCAATACGATCAACTGAAACTCAATGCCCCGATCCTGCAATTCAAACAGTGCCTTGAAAAAATCATCTGGATTTTTGTCGTATTCCCAGCGGTGGTTCCACAACAGAATGGCGCGTTCTTTTTTCTCCTTTTTGGGAACATGATCAATATCCAGGGATTTCAAATCCATACCGAGATGAAGCACTTTAGATTTTTGTGCGATGGTATCTATAGTATTGAGATTTTGGTGATCGGGAAATTTTTCAAGAAATCCAGGGAGTGCATCTAAAAAACCTTCTTTGTGAAACCGTGAATTGAAGAAAACTTTGTCAGCCGCCAAAGCCGAGGCATAATTGATAAAGGAAAAATTATTGTTGAAATTTCGCATCTTATCCCTTTCCGATAAAGGGTAAGTCAGTTGATTTTCGTGAAAATAAAGGGCTACGGGTATTGTATTAATTTCTTTTCTGCAAAGTGATAGAAATACATTGAGATCAAGCATATCTGACGCTAAAATAAGATCGCTCTGTATCCTTGAGTTTATAAATTCATTAGCCAGGGTAACAGCTCCGCCATACATGCGCCATTTCCAGAATTTTCCGGGAAGTCCCAGGATTTCAATTTTATGTTTGGAATGCTTTTGAAATCCTTCGGCCCATTTCTTGTGCGATTGTCCCATGAATGGGTCTATTATTGTGATATTCATTTTTCAGCTTTTGCATCAATTTAGTAATTCGCCTGCTGCTAATTCAAAAATAGTAAACTACCTTTGCAGCAATATTCAAATAACAGCTGTCATTTGCAGCTAAAATTAATTATATGGCTTTACAATGTGGAATAGTAGGCTTGCCCAATGTAGGAAAATCTACTCTTTTCAATGCACTTTCAAATGCAAAGGCACAGTCTGCAAATTTCCCCTTTTGCACCATCGAGCCAAATATTGGAACCATCACCGTGCCCGACCACAGATTGGTAGAGCTGGAAAAATTGGTAAAGCCACAGCAGGTTGTTCCCACAACTATTGAAATAGTGGATATTGCTGGTCTGGTAAAAGGTGCGAGCAAAGGAGAAGGTTTGGGCAATCAGTTTTTGTCAAACATCCGGAATACCGATGCCATTATTCATGTATTGCGCTGCTTTGAAGATGACAATGTAACACATGTTGACGGAGCTGTTGATCCTATCCGGGACAAGGAAACAATTGATCTGGAACTTATTTTTAAAGATTTAGACAGCATTGACAAGCGCATTGACAAGTACAAAAAAATGTCTAAAACAGGAGATAAAGATGCCCTGAAAGCAAGCAATTTCCTGATCGATTTGAAAGCACATTTAGAAGACGGCAATCCTGCAAGAAGTTTGGAAATGAGCAAAGATGAATTTGCCCTGATAGCCGATCTCAATTTACTGACAATGAAACCGGTACTCTATGTTTGCAATGTAGATGAAAATTCGGTTGTAAGTGGCAATGAACACACCAAAAGGGTGGAAGAAGCTGTAAAAGAGGAAAATGCTGAAATTTTGCTGATCTCTGCAGCTATGGAAGCTGATATTGCTTCATTGGACAGTTTTGAAGACAGGCAAATGTTTCTGGAGGAAATGGGACTTCAGGAACCCGGGGTACACCGTTTGATTCAAAGTTCCTATAAGTTATTAAACCTGATCACTTATTTCACAGCCGGAGAAAAGGAGTTGCGCGCCTGGACCATTAAAAGAGGATTTACAGCGCCACAGGCAGCCGGAGTGATTCACACAGATTTTGAAAAAGGATTTATCCGGGCAGAAGTAATAAAATATGATGATTATATTGAAATGGGATCGGAAACTGCTGTAAAAGAAGCCGGAAAGATGAATGTTGAGGGAAAAGAATATGTTGTTCAGGATGGCAATATTATGCACTTCCGCCATAATGTTTAAGCAATTGATTTAAAAATTAAAAGCTTCTGAATAACTGATTTTCAATAGCTTGTGTTTTTTATATAGATGCATACCGTTGTGAAATTTTCTTTTTTCAGTGCTTGAATCCTGCATTTTAATTTCCTATTTTGAGTGAATCAAAGGATTTTTTTAGGTTTAAAATTCCTCCCTATGGCTCAACTTCTACTCGTAACTCAAAGTGGTATTTACTGTCCTCAAGGTGATTTTTAT of Chitinophagales bacterium contains these proteins:
- a CDS encoding nitronate monooxygenase: MERIETELTRMLNIRYPIIMAPMFLVSNAKMCIAAGKAGITGAIPALNYRTDKEFRTALDEIRAETDAPIGINLIVNKSNIRLDEQLNTCVEMGVDYIITSLGSPEKTINACKEKGIKVFCDVTDVKFAKKVEALGADALIAVNSGAGGHAGPKPAEELIPELVNACSIPVISAGGVGKGDQLLEKLELGACGASIGSPFIATVEADVSEEYKQACVDYGKDDIVLTTKLSGTPCTVINTPYVQEIGTEQNWLEKLLNKNKKLKKWMKMLTFYRGMKALENAAFSATYKTLWCAGPSIEFVNAIRPVEEVVKTLVEEYETALKKEKVST
- a CDS encoding FAD-dependent oxidoreductase encodes the protein MNFSYWEKTEFLNYDHIIIGSGITGLSTAIRLRELEPKSKVLILERGILPSGASTKNAGFACFGSLTEIIDDLENMSESECLGLIERRWKGLSKLRKNLGDDSIGYQACKGYELIETEQEKYLDQLGGINKMLQPIFKKNVLELCNHKIKDFGFSQKHIKHLLVNEFEGSVNTGMLMQSLLQKAAEIGIRIISGAEVAHWQREGNGVEVHCENGTVFRAQQLGICTNAFAKKLLPELDIRPGRGLVLVTKPLKQLPFEGIFHYDLGYYYFRNIDDRVLLGGGRNKDFETENTVQFGLNPLIKKDLADKLHQIIAPGSKPEIDYYWSGIMAFGANRTTLQGRANKHVAYALRLGGMGIAIGTLMGEELAERMLC
- a CDS encoding DUF3524 domain-containing protein: MNITIIDPFMGQSHKKWAEGFQKHSKHKIEILGLPGKFWKWRMYGGAVTLANEFINSRIQSDLILASDMLDLNVFLSLCRKEINTIPVALYFHENQLTYPLSERDKMRNFNNNFSFINYASALAADKVFFNSRFHKEGFLDALPGFLEKFPDHQNLNTIDTIAQKSKVLHLGMDLKSLDIDHVPKKEKKERAILLWNHRWEYDKNPDDFFKALFELQDRGIEFQLIVLGEARGKYPEIFDRAKKQLNNEIIHWGYAKDFETYKNLLWKADILPVTSNQDFFGGSVIEAAYCNCIPLLPKRLAYPEHFPEIMHKSLFYEEGQFVNKLQRMIMDVNVLRNQNTQKFVKKYDWNEIIENYDNCFEQIITKK
- a CDS encoding META domain-containing protein, producing MFSVIMSGATVAPLFFFKHSIMNKYYLIAFLVLNLIFLYACNKEDESLTKTCPVDYEYTEVNFKKEMSIEQRWRFVGFEDKSSKEIQDPPCRTTPITIAFADTIHDNSNSEFYLPYLMKGTMLINKFTSSYEVAEEGRAIEVSRVIASQVKGQNYVSAFEEKFIDGIQRMNSFEIEGNTLRLKNESKAYDLLFYAY
- a CDS encoding divergent PAP2 family protein; translated protein: MQEFLRKIDGNGFEVIVALLAANQLAQIFKTIRVAFSKRKFNLKLLFATGGMPSSHSATVTAMASSVGLVEGFDSTFFAIAACFASVVMVDAAGLRRSASKQAKVLNKMMIEIFTEHKGLQPERLKEFLGHTPIEVFVGAMLGIGVSLGLHYWLEMLR
- a CDS encoding ATP-dependent Clp protease proteolytic subunit — encoded protein: MQNYFISDDKKDDKKKQSSIAERFENQFLKERKVFLWGQVDDKSAEKVVNRLLFLEAQDPGKEIKFFINSPGGIVTSGMVMMDTIELITSPVSTICMGMSASMGSLLLSQGEKGKRFIWPSGRVMIHQPSMGGAQGSASDLEITAREIKRIKEQSAQILADNCGKSFEQIMKDFDRDFWMDANEAVKYGIADAVAKEL
- the ychF gene encoding redox-regulated ATPase YchF, with product MALQCGIVGLPNVGKSTLFNALSNAKAQSANFPFCTIEPNIGTITVPDHRLVELEKLVKPQQVVPTTIEIVDIAGLVKGASKGEGLGNQFLSNIRNTDAIIHVLRCFEDDNVTHVDGAVDPIRDKETIDLELIFKDLDSIDKRIDKYKKMSKTGDKDALKASNFLIDLKAHLEDGNPARSLEMSKDEFALIADLNLLTMKPVLYVCNVDENSVVSGNEHTKRVEEAVKEENAEILLISAAMEADIASLDSFEDRQMFLEEMGLQEPGVHRLIQSSYKLLNLITYFTAGEKELRAWTIKRGFTAPQAAGVIHTDFEKGFIRAEVIKYDDYIEMGSETAVKEAGKMNVEGKEYVVQDGNIMHFRHNV
- the rfaD gene encoding ADP-glyceromanno-heptose 6-epimerase, whose amino-acid sequence is MKKNNPLQKESGILLTGAAGFIGSCLLSYLNQKGFANIYLLDDFSHPEKKQNWAGKKYKQLLNRSAYLAKELPTDIELIIHIGARTDTTLFDKKTFDNLNVDYSKFLWKQAAEQNIPFIYASSAATYGDGKLGFSDQMDIRPLQPLNPYGNSKQEFDLWALEQDKAPANWYGLKFFNVYGPNEYHKGRMASVIFHFYQQIQKEGKMRLFRSHHPEYKDGEQLRDFIYVMDVLEMIYFFMQERPPSGLYNIGTGTARTFLDLAHAVFSVLEKEPQIEFIDTPEDIRDKYQYFTEADMQKLNAVGYSSATFTLEEGVADYLKNYLSSRNYY
- a CDS encoding DUF4105 domain-containing protein, with product MWINSSNTFANTFYFHLMYLRPLLLALIVSCLLIFTGINANAAQKLSGKARVSLITCGQGPDLYEAFGHTAIRVYDPENGINNAYNYGIFSFNQANFYANFAMGHLWYRLGVNDFDRFVYSYEYHKRSVYEQVLNFDQEQKQALFDTLERNRLPENRYYLYNYFFHNCSTIPRDIIELASGHTIEYSYKGEKFKAGKSIRQLVDEYIIHNSWGNFGIDIALGAEIDEKATFHEYLYLPEYLMDAFASATIMANGKKKPLVQKTLIHYQSDVDYMKENISPGPITVFWLFFGLLALLTLWGFKTRNAFKGIDFLFFLILGLNGSVLFFISFFTDHTATENFNLLWNLPTHLVFAFVLLRKKQGKFISLYLMLTIFLCLISLADDLILPQNFHPAVIPVLLTIILRSSFLLYHNKLNPKE